A segment of the Geoanaerobacter pelophilus genome:
GGCGATCTCTCTTTGCACGTGACCTCGATTCGGCTCCTGACCAAATCGTTGCTGCCGTTGCCGGAAAAATTCCATGGCCTGACAGATGTGGAAACGCGCTACCGGCAGAGATACGTTGACCTGATCGTTAATCCTGAAGCACGTGAAGTCTTTATCAATCGATCAAAGATTGTCAACCTGATCCGTGCGTTCATGGTGAAAAACGACTTCCTTGAAGTTGAAACCCCCATGATGCACCAGATCCCGGGTGGTGCCACCGCCCGACCGTTTGTAACCCATCATAACGCCCTTGACATGGAGCTTTTCCTGCGTATTGCCCCGGAGTTGTACCTCAAAAGACTTGTGGTCGGCGGGTTTGAGCGGGTTTTTGAAATAAACCGGAATTTCCGCAACGAAGGGATCTCCATCCGTCACAATCCCGAATTTACCATGATGGAGTTTTATCAGGCCTATGCGACCTTTGAGGACCTGATGGACTATACCGAGCAGCTGCTTTGTCATGTTGCCCAGGAGTTGCTAGGCTCGCTCGACTTCCAGTATCAGGATCACACCATAAGCTTCCAGCGTCCTTGGCGGCGCTTGACGGTCCTTGAGGCCATTCTTGAATATGGGGATATCGACGCAAAAAATCTTGCCGACCGCGACCTTGCCTATGCGTACGCCAAGAGCATCGGCCTTGATCTTCCGGAAGACATCGGTTACGGCAAACTGGTCACCGAGATTTTCGAGGAAGTGGCCGAGACCAAGCTTATTCAGCCGACCTTCATTACTGCTTATCCGACTGAGGTTTCACCGCTTTCGCGCAAGAATGATCAGGACCCGGAGATTGTCGACCGTTTTGAGCTTTTCATCGCCGGCCGCGAGCTGGCCAATGCCTTTTCTGAGCTTAACGATCCGGTTGATCAGAAAGAGCGGTTCCTGGCCCAGGTTGCAGCCAAGGACAAAGGGGATGAAGAGGCCCACTATATGGACGAGGATTACATCCGAGCCCTGGAGTACGGCATGCCGCCTACTGCTGGGGAGGGAATCGGCATAGATCGCCTTGTCATGTTATTGACTGATGCCGCATCGATTCGCGACGTGATTCTTTTTCCACAACTGCGGAAAGAAAAGTAAAGACTGAAACGTGAAAAGTGAAATGTAACAAGCCGGAGCAGGTTGTATCGTCACCCTTAACCATTCACAATTCACAGGTTTCTTAATGCCCTACGAACTTTTCATTGGTCTCCGCTACCTTAAGGCAAAGCGGAAATCTACGTTTATCTCCATCATCACGGTGATCTCCACCAGCGGTGTGGCTTTGGGGGTGCTTGCTCTCATTGTCGTGCTGGCGGTGATGACCGGCTTCGAGGAGTCGCTCAAGACCAAGATCATGGGGACCAACGCCCATGTCGTGGTCCTTGGGGGGAGTAGCGGCATTGATAATTACCCCGGACTCATTGACCGCATAAAGAAATTCGGGGGAGTGCAAGCCGCAACTCCCTTCATCTACAGCCAGGTAATGCTGACCAGCGGCAAGAATGTCTCCGGTGTTGTGCTCCGCGGCATCGATCTGGAGACCGACGGGAAGGTCACCAATCTTCACCGTGCGGTATGTGACGGGGATATCAAGGCTCTCGCGTTTTCGGCAGGGGCGCCGCTGGCTGGTTCTGAACCGCCACTTCCCGGCATCATGATCGGTCGCGAGCTTTCCAGGAACCTAAACCTTTATGTCGGAGACACGCTTAATGTCGTTTCTCCGATGGGGAACATAACGCCGCTAGGCATGATACCCAAGATGAAGAAATTCCGGGTTGTCGCCCTTTTCAATACCGGGATGTACGAATATGATGCGACCCTTGCCTATGTAGGGCTTTCCCAGGCCCAGGAATTCCTCGGCATGGGTGACAGTGTCACCGGGATCCAGCTGAAGGTGGCTGACGTCTACAAGACCGGTGAACTGGTGAAACAGCTGAATGCAGGCCTCGGCGCGCCGTACCATGCCCGCGACTGGATGCAGATGAACAAGAACATCCT
Coding sequences within it:
- the lysS gene encoding lysine--tRNA ligase; protein product: MEELSELLLQRRRKVDMLWEAGINPYPNDYKPAHTSADLQDEYGSVQEIPEQAKNYVVAGRIIARRSFGKAAFVQLQDRKGRMQVYVRKDTIGDESFANFDSFDIGDIVGAEGWPFRTKTGDLSLHVTSIRLLTKSLLPLPEKFHGLTDVETRYRQRYVDLIVNPEAREVFINRSKIVNLIRAFMVKNDFLEVETPMMHQIPGGATARPFVTHHNALDMELFLRIAPELYLKRLVVGGFERVFEINRNFRNEGISIRHNPEFTMMEFYQAYATFEDLMDYTEQLLCHVAQELLGSLDFQYQDHTISFQRPWRRLTVLEAILEYGDIDAKNLADRDLAYAYAKSIGLDLPEDIGYGKLVTEIFEEVAETKLIQPTFITAYPTEVSPLSRKNDQDPEIVDRFELFIAGRELANAFSELNDPVDQKERFLAQVAAKDKGDEEAHYMDEDYIRALEYGMPPTAGEGIGIDRLVMLLTDAASIRDVILFPQLRKEK
- a CDS encoding lipoprotein-releasing ABC transporter permease subunit, with the protein product MPYELFIGLRYLKAKRKSTFISIITVISTSGVALGVLALIVVLAVMTGFEESLKTKIMGTNAHVVVLGGSSGIDNYPGLIDRIKKFGGVQAATPFIYSQVMLTSGKNVSGVVLRGIDLETDGKVTNLHRAVCDGDIKALAFSAGAPLAGSEPPLPGIMIGRELSRNLNLYVGDTLNVVSPMGNITPLGMIPKMKKFRVVALFNTGMYEYDATLAYVGLSQAQEFLGMGDSVTGIQLKVADVYKTGELVKQLNAGLGAPYHARDWMQMNKNILFALKTEKMVMFIILTLIVLVAAFGIASTLFMVVMEKTKDIAILKSMGATGSSIMKIFVLEGLIIGVTGTFAGTVGGLLIACNLEQIVNFIQRLTGFELFSKDVYYLDHFPSQVVPGDVVLICVTAIAISFIATLYPAWQASRMAPAEALRYE